The Endozoicomonas montiporae CL-33 genome contains a region encoding:
- a CDS encoding IS1-like element transposase — translation MAINSSGVRDTSRVLGVSKTTVIKTLKSKEPPSGSGQPKHQNHEPGW, via the coding sequence ATGGCCATTAACAGCAGTGGTGTCAGAGACACCAGCAGAGTACTTGGCGTCAGCAAAACAACGGTCATCAAGACGCTGAAAAGTAAAGAGCCCCCTTCTGGTTCAGGTCAACCCAAACATCAGAACCATGAACCTGGATGGTAG
- a CDS encoding IS1 family transposase has product MNLDGSSTVRLEPACEVAELDEQWSYVGNKADQRWLWLAIDHDSGAVLAYVSGKRKDAVFRQLQTLLKPFGIKRFCSDDRGAYERNIDPETHEVGKRNTRKIERKNLDVRTWIKRLTRKSICFSKLEKMHDIVIGLLINSLEFGVDIYGEQHI; this is encoded by the coding sequence ATGAACCTGGATGGTAGTAGCACTGTGCGGCTCGAGCCTGCTTGTGAAGTTGCCGAGCTTGATGAGCAATGGTCATATGTCGGGAACAAAGCGGATCAGCGCTGGTTATGGCTCGCTATTGACCACGACAGTGGGGCTGTCCTTGCATATGTTTCCGGGAAGAGGAAAGATGCAGTCTTCAGGCAACTTCAGACTCTACTGAAGCCCTTTGGTATCAAGCGATTTTGTAGCGATGACCGGGGAGCATACGAGCGGAATATTGATCCGGAAACGCATGAAGTTGGTAAGAGAAATACCCGGAAAATTGAGCGTAAAAACCTGGACGTCAGAACCTGGATTAAACGGTTGACCAGGAAGAGTATATGTTTTTCCAAGTTAGAGAAAATGCATGATATCGTGATTGGACTATTGATTAACTCTCTTGAATTTGGGGTCGATATTTATGGAGAACAACACATCTGA
- the mutM gene encoding bifunctional DNA-formamidopyrimidine glycosylase/DNA-(apurinic or apyrimidinic site) lyase produces the protein MPELPEVETTRRGIMPHIVGQTVDSVVVRNPKLRWPVPDNLPELLAGKVIESVSRRAKYLVIKVADGHLLIHLGMSGSLRMVSNNEPVKKHDHVDILFSNGSCLRYHDPRRFGAVLWSEAPVYEHKLIKQLGPEPLSDDFSGSLLYRLSRNKSQAVKTFIMDSHVVVGVGNIYASEALFKAGIRPEKPAGKISKARYERLADCIKTTLAKAIKQGGTTLRDFVGGDGKPGYFKQQLAVYGRAGKPCIRCQSPVTEIRLGNRSTFYCKKCQR, from the coding sequence ATGCCGGAACTGCCCGAAGTTGAAACAACCCGCCGTGGTATAATGCCTCATATTGTTGGACAAACCGTAGACAGCGTTGTGGTTCGCAATCCGAAACTGCGCTGGCCGGTTCCGGATAATCTTCCAGAGCTGCTGGCCGGAAAAGTGATTGAATCCGTCAGTCGTCGGGCAAAATACCTTGTGATAAAAGTTGCCGACGGCCATCTACTCATTCATCTGGGAATGTCCGGCAGCCTGAGAATGGTGAGCAACAACGAACCCGTTAAAAAACACGACCATGTTGATATACTTTTCAGTAATGGTTCCTGCCTGCGTTACCACGATCCCCGTCGGTTTGGTGCCGTGCTCTGGAGCGAAGCGCCGGTTTACGAGCATAAACTGATCAAACAGCTGGGGCCGGAACCTCTGAGTGATGATTTTTCAGGCAGTCTGCTCTACCGGCTCTCACGGAATAAATCCCAAGCAGTAAAAACCTTTATCATGGATAGCCATGTGGTTGTTGGCGTTGGTAACATCTACGCCAGTGAAGCATTGTTTAAAGCCGGTATTCGTCCCGAAAAGCCCGCAGGCAAAATCTCCAAAGCCCGTTATGAACGTCTGGCAGACTGCATTAAAACCACTCTTGCAAAGGCGATAAAGCAGGGAGGAACAACCCTGAGAGACTTTGTGGGAGGCGATGGCAAACCCGGTTACTTTAAACAACAACTGGCCGTTTACGGTCGTGCCGGTAAACCGTGTATACGATGTCAGTCGCCTGTTACCGAAATCCGACTGGGCAATCGCAGCACGTTTTACTGCAAGAAATGTCAGCGCTGA
- a CDS encoding 1-acyl-sn-glycerol-3-phosphate acyltransferase, whose protein sequence is MDKQLQPSPVKAAIGRFVFKLLGNWQIEGRPPAVSKYVIIVAHHTSNWDFIVGIAVKLILGLKLQFFAKHSLFFWPLGVLMRSFGGVPIKRDESINRVDASIDQIKKADEFVLVITPEGTRSKVERWKTGFYHIAKGAEIPIIPVAFDFANKKVIFGAPLPITDNKEHDIKEMHRFFLPYKPRHPELACNGPFETH, encoded by the coding sequence ATGGATAAGCAGTTACAACCCAGCCCAGTGAAAGCCGCCATCGGCCGTTTTGTTTTTAAATTATTAGGTAACTGGCAGATTGAAGGCCGGCCTCCTGCCGTCAGTAAGTATGTGATCATCGTCGCTCATCACACGTCAAACTGGGACTTTATTGTCGGCATTGCGGTAAAACTCATTCTCGGACTAAAGCTTCAGTTTTTTGCCAAGCATTCGTTGTTTTTCTGGCCACTCGGCGTGCTGATGCGGAGTTTTGGCGGCGTTCCCATTAAGCGCGATGAATCCATAAACCGGGTAGACGCCAGTATTGACCAGATTAAAAAGGCTGATGAGTTTGTTCTGGTGATCACCCCCGAAGGCACCCGTTCAAAAGTCGAGCGCTGGAAAACCGGCTTTTATCACATTGCCAAAGGGGCAGAGATACCTATCATTCCGGTGGCCTTTGATTTTGCAAACAAAAAAGTGATTTTTGGTGCCCCGCTGCCAATCACTGACAACAAAGAACACGACATCAAAGAGATGCATCGTTTCTTTCTGCCTTACAAGCCCAGACATCCGGAGCTGGCTTGTAACGGACCTTTTGAAACACATTAA
- the thiD gene encoding bifunctional hydroxymethylpyrimidine kinase/phosphomethylpyrimidine kinase: MITDKNLSTPIALTIAGSDSGGGAGIQADLKAFSALGAYGCSVITALTAQNTQGVQGIFDVDPAFIRQQLDSIFSDIDVTAVKIGMLSQPKVIETVAERLEHYKVKRLVVDPVMVATSGDVLLQREAIQTLKEVLIPQASLITPNLPEAAVLLDQPKPESTQQMLDMIEPLLELGSKAVLLKGGHLAGSQVEGGKAVDFYHDGQSLHRLESVWTETNNTHGTGCTLSSAITALLAKGFSMTEAVQGGKEYIAAAIAKADDLNIGQGHGPVHHFYRNW, translated from the coding sequence ATGATAACTGATAAAAACCTCTCTACTCCCATCGCCCTGACCATTGCCGGATCAGACAGTGGTGGCGGTGCCGGAATCCAGGCTGACCTCAAAGCTTTCTCTGCGCTTGGCGCTTATGGATGCAGTGTTATAACCGCACTGACAGCCCAGAACACTCAAGGCGTTCAGGGGATTTTTGACGTAGATCCTGCTTTCATCCGTCAACAGCTTGATTCCATCTTTTCCGACATTGATGTGACCGCCGTCAAAATCGGCATGCTCAGCCAGCCGAAAGTGATTGAAACCGTTGCCGAACGTCTTGAGCATTACAAGGTGAAGCGTCTGGTGGTTGATCCGGTAATGGTGGCTACCAGTGGTGATGTTCTGCTCCAGCGCGAAGCCATTCAAACCCTCAAAGAAGTTCTGATTCCTCAGGCGTCCCTGATTACACCCAACCTGCCTGAAGCGGCTGTTTTGCTGGATCAGCCTAAACCGGAAAGTACCCAACAGATGCTGGATATGATTGAACCCCTGCTGGAGCTGGGTTCCAAAGCAGTGCTTCTGAAAGGCGGTCACCTTGCTGGCAGTCAGGTAGAAGGCGGTAAAGCCGTGGATTTCTATCACGATGGTCAGTCATTGCATCGTCTGGAATCCGTGTGGACTGAAACCAACAATACTCACGGCACAGGCTGTACCCTGTCTTCCGCCATTACGGCTCTGCTGGCAAAAGGGTTCAGCATGACCGAAGCGGTTCAGGGCGGTAAAGAATACATTGCTGCAGCCATTGCCAAAGCAGACGACCTGAACATCGGGCAGGGCCATGGTCCGGTACACCACTTCTACCGGAACTGGTGA
- a CDS encoding ABC transporter ATP-binding protein: MFDVVINNASLSYDNKPVFTGLNLTLKGGQWTCLLGGSGVGKTSLLRFIAGLNNSVEGSSVSGTALCQDGSALNQRIAWMAQQDLLLPWFSVLDNITLGQRLRSHPLGRQQVSAEHLEKARDILSRVGLSDKEQELPQSLSGGQRQRVALARTLMENRPVVLMDEPFGALDAITRLNLQDLACELLANRTVLLITHDPLEALRLGHQVYHLQGHPAQLTDPIVPPGNIPRSLDNSQLMSLHGQLLERLRHEEAA; encoded by the coding sequence ATGTTTGACGTCGTTATCAATAATGCCTCACTGTCGTACGACAATAAACCAGTATTCACGGGTCTGAACCTGACCCTGAAAGGCGGGCAATGGACCTGCCTGCTGGGTGGCAGCGGTGTTGGCAAAACCAGCCTTCTGCGTTTTATCGCCGGATTAAATAACAGCGTAGAAGGTTCATCCGTGTCCGGTACGGCACTGTGTCAGGACGGTTCTGCGCTGAACCAGCGCATTGCCTGGATGGCACAGCAGGATCTGTTGTTGCCATGGTTTTCAGTACTGGACAACATCACTCTGGGACAACGCCTGCGCAGTCACCCTCTTGGTCGTCAACAGGTGTCTGCCGAACATCTGGAAAAAGCCAGAGATATCCTCAGCCGTGTCGGTTTAAGTGACAAAGAGCAGGAACTGCCTCAAAGCCTGTCAGGTGGTCAACGGCAGCGTGTAGCTCTGGCGCGAACGCTGATGGAAAACCGGCCTGTGGTTCTGATGGATGAACCTTTTGGTGCCTTGGACGCCATTACCCGCCTGAATCTTCAGGATCTTGCCTGCGAACTGTTGGCAAACCGCACCGTTCTGCTGATCACCCATGATCCACTGGAAGCGTTGCGGCTGGGGCATCAGGTTTACCACCTGCAGGGACACCCTGCACAGTTAACCGACCCGATTGTGCCTCCCGGCAACATTCCCCGTTCTCTGGACAACAGTCAGTTGATGTCTCTGCATGGTCAGTTGCTGGAGCGACTGCGCCACGAGGAGGCTGCCTGA
- a CDS encoding ABC transporter permease: MIRPLIVVLGLLLGWEALVWCLEMPSYILPGPTQVAQSMYDNASLLWDNTLVTMTGMLLGLGLGVGFGVLLALLLVYFTGLRPWLLPLLLITQAIPVFALAPILMLWFGYGLASKVVMTILVIFFPVATCCYDGLRHTNKEWMEMAHTMGGNSFAILRYIRWPAALPALASGLRVAVVVAPIGAVVGEWVGSSAGLGYMMMQANARLWVDQMFAALTVLAICSVSLYFMTDHLLKKWIPWQTETVR, translated from the coding sequence ATGATACGTCCACTGATTGTGGTATTGGGACTGTTACTGGGCTGGGAAGCACTGGTGTGGTGTCTGGAAATGCCCAGCTACATCCTTCCTGGGCCAACACAGGTTGCCCAAAGCATGTACGACAATGCCAGTCTGCTTTGGGACAACACGCTGGTGACCATGACCGGAATGCTGCTGGGGCTGGGGCTGGGAGTTGGCTTCGGAGTGTTGCTGGCTTTATTGCTGGTTTATTTCACCGGCCTGCGTCCATGGCTGCTGCCACTGCTGCTCATTACCCAGGCGATTCCGGTGTTTGCCCTGGCACCCATTCTGATGCTCTGGTTTGGTTATGGGCTTGCCTCCAAGGTAGTCATGACCATTCTCGTCATCTTCTTTCCGGTAGCCACCTGCTGTTACGACGGTTTAAGGCACACCAATAAAGAGTGGATGGAAATGGCGCACACCATGGGCGGCAACAGCTTTGCCATTCTTCGCTACATTCGCTGGCCTGCAGCGCTGCCTGCACTGGCATCGGGTTTGCGGGTGGCCGTGGTGGTTGCACCCATTGGTGCCGTCGTGGGTGAATGGGTCGGCTCCAGTGCCGGACTGGGTTATATGATGATGCAGGCCAATGCCAGACTCTGGGTAGACCAGATGTTTGCGGCACTGACAGTGCTGGCTATCTGCAGTGTCAGCCTTTACTTCATGACCGATCACTTGCTGAAGAAATGGATTCCGTGGCAAACGGAAACTGTCCGATAA
- a CDS encoding ABC transporter substrate-binding protein translates to MKRLFSLIVMLFPLLATAAPIEKNKDLTLMLEWFINPDHAPIIVAQQNGYFEQEGVNVTIQEPADPNLPPRMVAAGNADIAVYYQHSLNYAVDSGLPLVWAGTLVATPLDGLIVLEEGKIKSLEDMKGKTIGVSTNGNHKAFVDTLFNPHGFGYDDIKMVNVGWNLSSSLMTGRVDAILGAYRNFQLNELILAGSKGKMFYYEENGIPPYDELIFIANRDKHDKDAIRRFLRAVELGAQFIANNPDKGWEIFRDSNPRQLDNELNKRAWYDTIPHLARRPAAKDTGRYQRVADFLYEHKELKKPQKAEDLMIAL, encoded by the coding sequence TTGAAACGACTATTTTCACTGATTGTGATGCTGTTCCCTCTGTTGGCAACAGCCGCCCCGATTGAGAAAAACAAAGACCTGACCCTGATGCTGGAATGGTTCATTAACCCGGATCATGCCCCTATCATTGTAGCGCAGCAAAACGGTTATTTTGAACAGGAAGGCGTTAACGTCACCATTCAGGAACCTGCCGACCCTAACCTTCCGCCAAGAATGGTCGCTGCGGGCAATGCTGACATTGCCGTCTATTACCAGCACAGTCTCAACTATGCCGTCGATTCAGGTCTGCCACTGGTTTGGGCAGGCACTCTGGTGGCTACCCCGCTGGATGGACTGATTGTTCTGGAAGAAGGCAAAATCAAAAGCCTTGAAGACATGAAGGGCAAAACCATCGGTGTCAGCACCAACGGCAATCACAAAGCCTTTGTGGATACGCTGTTCAATCCCCATGGCTTTGGCTACGACGATATCAAAATGGTGAATGTAGGCTGGAATCTGTCGTCTTCCCTGATGACCGGACGGGTGGATGCTATTTTAGGCGCTTACCGGAACTTTCAGCTGAATGAACTGATTCTGGCCGGAAGCAAAGGCAAAATGTTCTATTACGAAGAAAACGGCATTCCACCCTACGATGAGCTGATTTTCATTGCCAATCGGGATAAACACGATAAAGACGCCATTCGTCGTTTTCTTCGCGCCGTCGAGCTGGGGGCGCAGTTTATTGCCAACAATCCGGACAAAGGTTGGGAGATTTTCAGAGACTCCAATCCGCGCCAGCTGGATAACGAACTGAATAAGCGGGCATGGTATGACACCATACCTCACCTTGCGCGTCGCCCTGCGGCAAAAGACACCGGGCGCTATCAGCGCGTAGCCGATTTTCTCTATGAACATAAAGAGCTGAAGAAGCCCCAAAAAGCTGAAGACCTGATGATAGCACTCTAA
- a CDS encoding transposase, with product MNSLGYSHKSVCHGKGEYARDEDGDGFHEIHVNTMEGFWSLLRSWLRPHRGISQEKLPLYLGLFECLHNIKRRGKAAMSGLLELLLR from the coding sequence TTGAATTCACTTGGGTATAGTCATAAGTCTGTCTGCCACGGGAAGGGCGAATACGCAAGAGATGAAGATGGTGATGGATTCCATGAAATTCATGTCAATACCATGGAAGGCTTCTGGTCTTTATTGCGTTCGTGGCTACGACCGCACAGGGGAATTTCACAAGAAAAATTACCGCTGTACCTTGGTTTATTTGAATGCCTTCACAACATCAAACGACGAGGCAAGGCTGCAATGTCAGGTTTGTTGGAGCTGCTCCTGCGTTAA
- a CDS encoding carbohydrate porin, whose amino-acid sequence MLKKTLLANAVSLAVLCSATAAHANFGIENIQTMGYAKWGTLYTNNNDHNGGKGERNDVVRAGQGYGNYRLGNELNWWEAGVSMDLWRDGDTYFDTTLMLGSGEDWGDVSTIQMWSAGHGLFASQPDASVWIGERFYRRHEVHLADIKYWDTSSTGIGIENWNIGFGNAQIAWMSPDSSPDSRKDENGVEIDRRTLHNIDLRVSDIQLSDSADLVVGVNYVIAQNTKFKTEPGQNVTDSGYMLSTVYRQGWAHGNNTFAFQYGVDGLAGGLMSAEGGSDRKYSIGEDHDGHSWRVFNHGEVNVSKDVEIMYNVAYQDKRLDNKNGEKWFSIGARPQYQWSNTMATALEVGYESVKAQNGAGTNEMSKITLAQIFQAGKGVWARPSLRAFVTYARKTDEWDRFNGNGDTYRYGTATAIDKEKKNELIFGFNMETWW is encoded by the coding sequence ATGTTAAAAAAGACACTTCTTGCTAACGCAGTTTCTTTAGCGGTTTTATGCTCGGCTACTGCGGCTCATGCCAACTTTGGTATTGAGAATATCCAGACTATGGGCTATGCCAAATGGGGTACTCTTTATACCAACAATAATGACCATAATGGCGGGAAAGGCGAGCGTAACGATGTCGTTCGTGCCGGACAGGGTTATGGTAATTACCGTCTGGGTAATGAGCTGAACTGGTGGGAGGCCGGTGTCTCCATGGATCTCTGGCGCGATGGTGACACCTACTTTGATACGACTTTGATGCTTGGTAGCGGTGAAGACTGGGGGGATGTCAGTACGATTCAGATGTGGTCAGCCGGTCATGGTCTGTTTGCCAGCCAGCCGGATGCTTCTGTCTGGATCGGTGAGCGTTTTTATCGTCGCCATGAAGTGCATCTGGCGGATATCAAATACTGGGATACATCCAGTACCGGTATTGGTATTGAAAACTGGAATATTGGTTTTGGTAATGCCCAGATCGCTTGGATGTCTCCGGATTCAAGCCCTGACTCAAGGAAGGATGAAAATGGCGTCGAAATAGATAGACGAACACTACACAATATAGACTTGCGTGTGAGTGATATTCAGCTCAGTGATTCGGCTGATCTGGTGGTGGGTGTGAACTATGTCATTGCACAAAATACAAAATTCAAGACAGAACCAGGTCAGAATGTCACGGACTCAGGCTACATGCTTTCCACCGTGTATCGACAGGGCTGGGCGCATGGTAACAACACATTCGCATTCCAGTATGGTGTTGATGGTCTGGCTGGTGGCCTGATGAGTGCTGAAGGTGGTTCTGATCGTAAATACAGTATTGGCGAAGATCACGACGGTCATAGCTGGCGTGTGTTCAATCATGGTGAAGTGAACGTATCAAAAGACGTTGAGATTATGTACAACGTCGCCTATCAGGATAAGCGACTGGATAACAAGAACGGTGAGAAATGGTTCAGTATTGGCGCCCGACCTCAATACCAATGGTCGAATACCATGGCCACTGCACTGGAAGTGGGTTATGAGTCGGTCAAAGCACAGAATGGTGCAGGAACCAATGAAATGTCCAAGATTACCCTTGCCCAGATATTTCAGGCAGGCAAAGGCGTTTGGGCTCGACCATCATTGCGGGCTTTCGTGACCTACGCTAGAAAGACGGATGAGTGGGATCGCTTTAATGGGAATGGTGATACCTATCGTTATGGCACTGCTACAGCTATTGATAAAGAGAAGAAAAATGAGCTGATCTTCGGCTTCAACATGGAAACCTGGTGGTAA
- a CDS encoding alpha-galactosidase, whose product MTKPLIHLSTDTTSLLIKADQRLPEMLYWGKKLPEGTDLESYFHGNHRPVPQARIDSDTVLSLCPEHARGLFTSPGLEGSRQGDNWSPEFSVEEVLQQENSVVFSCRDPRAELKLSVHLKLNPATDVLESRLELTNEGNAPYQLQKLTNTLALPVAAREIQYFQGRWTHEFQTERKILDRGGFTLENRRGRTSHEHFPGMMIGDTGFSETAGSVYGFHLGWSGNHRFHAEAMSDGRRYLQAGELLMPGEMTLAAGECYTTPTLYSTFSSEGLNGISQNFHRHVRSEIVSFPEPGKVRPVHLNTWEGIYFDHDPEYILKMVRASAEIGVERFIIDDGWFRGRNGDNAALGDWYLDTGKYPEGLQPIIDCVKEHGMEFGLWFEPEMISPDSDLYRKHPEWMLHTEGYDQVTIRNQYVLNLQIPEAFDYIAGRLDALLSEYDIRYIKWDMNRELVQPTHQGKAGFHGQVEAYYRLVDFVREKHPLVEIETCSGGGGRVDYEVLRRTHRFWASDCNDALERQAIQRGASYFFPLEITGAHIGAKLCHTTGRQHNSHFRGITALFGHMGVELDPASASEEEKQAFAKYIALHKSFRGLLHTGQHFRCDTDVKETQAWGVVSQNQQEAVLMYSQFKMSEYALAAPVKIPGLNPDTTYKVEVLENSSTDIYMKQCPPWMTETVTMSGALLGQVGLMMPVLQPESSLLIRITGV is encoded by the coding sequence ATGACTAAACCATTAATCCACCTGAGTACCGACACGACCAGTCTGCTCATCAAGGCCGACCAGCGTTTGCCCGAGATGCTGTACTGGGGTAAAAAACTGCCCGAAGGCACCGACCTGGAAAGTTATTTTCACGGCAATCATCGCCCGGTACCCCAGGCCCGTATTGATTCAGATACTGTGCTGTCACTGTGTCCCGAGCATGCCCGGGGGCTGTTTACCTCTCCGGGTCTGGAGGGAAGTCGTCAGGGGGATAACTGGTCGCCGGAATTTTCGGTCGAGGAAGTCCTGCAACAGGAAAACAGTGTCGTGTTTTCCTGCCGTGACCCAAGGGCAGAGCTGAAACTGTCTGTGCACCTGAAGCTGAACCCGGCTACCGACGTTCTGGAATCCCGTCTGGAGCTGACCAATGAAGGCAACGCACCTTACCAGCTGCAGAAACTGACCAACACCCTGGCACTGCCGGTGGCAGCCCGTGAAATCCAGTATTTCCAGGGACGCTGGACCCATGAATTCCAGACGGAAAGAAAGATTCTGGATCGTGGTGGTTTTACCCTGGAGAATCGCCGCGGGCGGACATCTCACGAACATTTCCCGGGCATGATGATCGGTGATACGGGGTTCAGTGAAACAGCAGGCAGTGTCTACGGCTTCCATCTTGGCTGGAGTGGTAACCATCGTTTTCATGCCGAGGCTATGAGCGATGGTCGTCGTTATCTTCAGGCTGGTGAATTGTTGATGCCGGGTGAAATGACCCTGGCAGCAGGAGAATGTTATACAACGCCTACCCTCTACAGCACCTTCAGCAGTGAAGGCCTGAACGGTATCAGTCAGAACTTCCACCGCCATGTCCGCTCCGAAATTGTCTCGTTTCCGGAACCCGGGAAAGTTCGCCCGGTTCACCTGAATACCTGGGAAGGCATTTATTTTGATCACGATCCGGAGTACATCCTGAAAATGGTGCGTGCTTCCGCTGAAATCGGGGTTGAGCGTTTTATCATTGACGATGGCTGGTTCCGTGGACGCAATGGTGATAATGCGGCGCTGGGTGACTGGTATCTGGATACCGGCAAGTACCCTGAAGGCCTCCAGCCGATTATTGACTGTGTTAAGGAACACGGCATGGAGTTTGGCCTCTGGTTTGAACCGGAAATGATCAGCCCGGATTCCGACCTTTACCGTAAGCACCCGGAATGGATGCTGCACACTGAAGGCTATGATCAGGTGACGATTCGCAATCAGTATGTGCTGAACCTGCAAATTCCGGAAGCCTTTGATTATATTGCCGGACGACTGGACGCACTGTTGTCGGAATACGATATCCGCTACATCAAGTGGGATATGAACCGGGAACTGGTACAGCCAACTCATCAGGGTAAAGCAGGCTTCCATGGTCAGGTAGAGGCTTATTACCGGCTGGTAGATTTTGTCAGGGAAAAGCACCCGCTGGTGGAAATCGAAACCTGTTCAGGCGGCGGTGGTCGTGTGGATTATGAAGTGCTGCGTCGTACTCACCGATTCTGGGCCTCAGACTGTAACGATGCCCTGGAGCGTCAGGCGATTCAGCGCGGTGCCAGCTATTTCTTCCCGCTGGAAATTACCGGTGCGCATATTGGCGCGAAGCTTTGCCATACCACGGGACGTCAGCATAACAGCCATTTCCGGGGCATCACGGCATTGTTTGGGCATATGGGTGTTGAGCTGGATCCTGCCAGTGCATCAGAGGAAGAAAAGCAGGCATTTGCCAAATACATTGCATTGCACAAGTCTTTCCGTGGTCTTCTGCATACGGGGCAGCATTTCCGTTGCGACACCGATGTGAAAGAGACCCAGGCATGGGGCGTGGTCAGTCAGAATCAGCAGGAAGCGGTGCTGATGTATTCACAATTCAAAATGTCCGAATATGCGCTGGCTGCTCCTGTGAAAATACCGGGCCTGAATCCGGACACGACCTACAAGGTAGAAGTGCTGGAAAACAGTTCAACAGATATTTACATGAAACAGTGTCCGCCCTGGATGACGGAAACAGTAACGATGAGTGGTGCCCTGTTAGGGCAGGTTGGATTAATGATGCCTGTTTTGCAGCCGGAAAGTTCTTTGTTGATTCGTATAACCGGGGTTTAA
- the melB gene encoding melibiose:sodium transporter MelB, whose amino-acid sequence MSTQAKNQHISLGTKFSYGLGALGKDFGCAPIYIFLMFYYTDVVGLSAAFVGTLFLVARVIDAFTDPLMGMIVDNTRSRFGKFRPWVLIGTLINAVVLIMLFSAHRYDGTFVYIYAALTYILWGVTYTIMDIPYWSIIPSLSSERSEREHLVVWPRIFASIAWTLVGGYGLYTVGILGGGDQGQGFFLASIGIAVLFIASALLVFFRVKEKTDSGKVAKEKFTIRDVKKIIGENDQLKSLIGFVLSFNIAMQLIGGFGIYYFSYAIGEPALFPMFMLVAGAAEFTGIFLFPWISKVVNRRFMWPLACGFPILCCAVLYMGSVIAPQSAILVGIAGAAMKFGNGLFNGLSTVMLADVVDYGEEKTGMRSESVIFSVQTMLVKAAGAMAGFLIGSGLTLVGYVANEIQTPDTVMGLKVLMLLVPAILVGLSALIYKKTYRLDKRFQDNVDANNASYA is encoded by the coding sequence ATGAGTACGCAAGCTAAAAACCAGCATATATCGCTGGGCACCAAGTTTTCTTACGGGCTGGGAGCCCTGGGTAAAGACTTTGGTTGTGCACCCATCTATATCTTTTTGATGTTTTATTACACCGATGTCGTCGGTCTCTCTGCAGCGTTTGTGGGCACACTGTTTCTGGTCGCCCGGGTTATTGATGCGTTCACTGATCCTCTGATGGGGATGATTGTGGATAATACCCGGTCCCGTTTTGGCAAGTTCCGCCCATGGGTGCTGATCGGAACACTGATTAACGCTGTCGTATTGATCATGCTGTTCAGTGCACACCGTTATGACGGAACCTTTGTGTATATTTATGCCGCGCTGACCTATATCCTCTGGGGTGTGACGTACACCATTATGGATATTCCTTACTGGTCCATTATTCCTTCACTGTCTTCTGAACGTTCCGAGCGCGAACATCTGGTGGTCTGGCCGCGTATTTTCGCCAGCATTGCCTGGACGCTGGTTGGTGGTTATGGCCTTTATACCGTTGGCATTCTGGGCGGTGGTGATCAGGGGCAGGGCTTCTTCCTGGCGAGTATCGGCATTGCGGTTCTGTTTATTGCCAGTGCCTTGCTGGTTTTCTTCCGGGTTAAGGAAAAGACAGACTCCGGCAAAGTAGCCAAAGAGAAGTTTACTATCCGTGACGTTAAAAAGATCATTGGTGAAAACGATCAGCTGAAGTCCCTGATTGGTTTTGTTCTGTCGTTTAATATCGCCATGCAGCTGATCGGCGGCTTTGGTATCTATTACTTCTCTTACGCTATTGGTGAGCCAGCACTGTTCCCGATGTTTATGCTGGTTGCCGGTGCTGCCGAATTTACCGGTATCTTCCTGTTCCCATGGATTTCCAAAGTGGTTAACCGTCGCTTTATGTGGCCCCTGGCGTGTGGCTTCCCGATTCTGTGCTGTGCCGTTCTCTACATGGGTAGCGTGATTGCACCACAGAGTGCCATTCTGGTGGGTATCGCCGGTGCTGCAATGAAGTTTGGTAATGGTCTGTTTAACGGCCTGTCTACCGTCATGCTGGCGGATGTTGTGGACTACGGCGAAGAGAAAACAGGCATGCGCAGTGAAAGTGTCATTTTCTCGGTTCAAACCATGCTGGTAAAAGCAGCCGGTGCCATGGCGGGCTTCCTGATCGGTTCCGGCCTGACTCTGGTTGGCTACGTTGCTAACGAAATCCAGACACCGGATACCGTTATGGGGCTGAAGGTTCTGATGCTGCTGGTACCGGCGATTCTGGTTGGCCTGAGCGCACTGATTTACAAGAAGACCTATCGTCTGGACAAGCGTTTTCAGGACAACGTTGACGCTAACAACGCTTCCTATGCCTGA